A window from Parus major isolate Abel chromosome 27, Parus_major1.1, whole genome shotgun sequence encodes these proteins:
- the RND2 gene encoding rho-related GTP-binding protein RhoN, with the protein MEGHLARCKIVVVGDTQCGKTALLHVFAKDCYPESYVPTVFENYTASFEIDKQRTELNMWDTSGSAYYDNVRPLAYPDSDAVLICFDISRPETLDSVLKKWQGETQEFCPNAKIVLVGCKLDMRTDLNTLRELSKQRLIPVTHEQGSALARQIGAVAYAECSSKVSENSVRDVFHVTTLASVNRVHKNLKRSNSKRGLKRASQMPGRTDLLSDTEIRKDRAKSCSIM; encoded by the exons ATGGAGGGGCACCTGGCGCGCTGCAAGATCGTGGTGGTGGGGGACACGCAGTGCGGCAAGACGGCGCTGCTGCACGTCTTCGCCAAGGACTGCTACCCCGAG AGCTACGTGCCCACCGTCTTCGAGAACTACACGGCCAGCTTCGAGATCGACAAGCAGCGCACGGAGCTCAACATGTGGGACACCTCAG GCTCGGCTTATTACGACAACGTCCGGCCCCTGGCCTACCCTGACTCGGACGCTGTGCTCATCTGCTTCGACATCAGCCGCCCCGAGACCCTGGACAGTGTGCTCAAGAAG tggCAAGGGGAGACGCAGGAGTTCTGCCCCAACGCGAAGATTGTGCTGGTGGGCTGCAAGCTGGACATGAGGACAGACCTCAACACTCTCCGGGAGCTCTCCAAGCAGCGCCTCATCCCCGTGACACATGAGCAG ggcagtgcGCTGGCACGGCAGATCGGGGCAGTGGCCTACGCAGAGTGCTCCTCCAAGGTGTCAGAGAACAGCGTGAGGGACGTGTTCCATGTGACCACGCTGGCCTCGGTCAACAGGGTGCACAAGAACTTGAAGCGCAGCAACTCCAAACGGGGACTGAAGCGGGCGTCACAGATGCCTGGCAGGACAGACTTACTGAGTGACACCGAGATCAGGAAAGACCGAGCCAAGAGCTGCTCCATCATGTGA